Proteins from a genomic interval of Candidatus Binataceae bacterium:
- a CDS encoding CopD family protein — protein sequence MLAVVIALHVFGVITWVGGLLTLASLLARVPEEVGVAKERIIVVTRRLGLGVHLGAAITIVLGIALIFMEPGVIKQGWLHLKLTLVVILLYFHYRFFSRAAQLENDPSRATRGEFMMIHGIVSLLLVGILLLVMLKPFSG from the coding sequence ATGCTCGCAGTTGTGATTGCACTTCATGTCTTCGGCGTCATCACCTGGGTGGGCGGCCTGCTCACGCTCGCATCGCTGCTGGCGCGCGTGCCCGAGGAAGTTGGCGTAGCGAAAGAGCGGATCATCGTTGTGACGCGGCGGCTCGGCCTCGGCGTTCACCTCGGCGCCGCAATCACGATCGTGCTCGGCATCGCGTTGATCTTCATGGAACCGGGCGTGATCAAGCAGGGCTGGCTGCACCTGAAGCTGACGTTGGTGGTGATCCTGCTCTACTTCCACTACCGCTTCTTCAGCCGCGCGGCCCAGCTCGAGAACGATCCGTCGCGCGCCACGCGTGGCGAGTTCATGATGATCCACGGCATCGTGAGCCTGCTGCTCGTCGGCATCCTGCTGCTGGTGATGCTGAAGCCCTTCTCGGGGTAA
- a CDS encoding MFS transporter has translation MPSNEPLKQAPAPAESRGASQLILFLTVFIDLLGFGIVIPFLPMFAQKMGVGAAGVGLVLSIYSLMQLIVAPILGRVSDRIGRRPVIMLGLLGSSIGYVIYGFAGSFVWLLVSRAVHGACAGTVSTAQAYVADTTTVENRARGMGLIGAAFGLGFVLGPALGGILGHASLRTPVFFAAALTFGNLIFAATRLPESHPPEPGARLEFSHLSAPILQLPRQLAQHNLARMFLIAFLMTFAFAALEATFAMMVPHVYGYGAAGVGGLFAFAGLIQALAQGYLVGKIVEHTGEARLLKIGLVLMVAGLAPLGSVTERGALFAMLAALSIGYGFASPSVASLISRSTQHGLQGEVLGVSQSAQSLARILGPIAGGIIYELAGPAAPYLAGAVIAAIALTITGGIEISRD, from the coding sequence ATGCCAAGTAACGAACCACTCAAGCAAGCACCCGCGCCCGCCGAGTCGCGCGGCGCCTCGCAGCTAATTCTCTTTCTGACGGTCTTTATCGATCTACTCGGCTTCGGAATCGTCATTCCTTTTCTGCCGATGTTCGCGCAGAAGATGGGCGTGGGCGCCGCCGGCGTGGGCCTCGTGCTCTCGATCTACTCGCTGATGCAACTGATCGTCGCGCCGATTCTCGGCCGGGTCTCGGATCGCATCGGGCGCCGGCCGGTGATCATGCTCGGCCTGCTCGGCTCGTCGATCGGATACGTCATTTACGGCTTCGCCGGATCATTTGTATGGCTGCTCGTTTCGCGCGCGGTTCACGGCGCATGCGCCGGGACGGTTTCGACCGCGCAGGCGTACGTCGCGGATACGACGACGGTGGAAAATCGTGCGCGCGGCATGGGACTCATCGGCGCGGCGTTCGGACTGGGCTTCGTGCTGGGTCCGGCCCTCGGCGGAATCCTGGGCCACGCGAGTTTGCGCACTCCGGTTTTTTTCGCCGCGGCGCTCACCTTCGGCAATCTGATCTTCGCCGCGACGCGATTGCCGGAGTCGCATCCGCCGGAGCCCGGCGCGCGACTCGAGTTCTCGCATCTGTCGGCGCCGATCCTCCAACTGCCGCGGCAACTCGCGCAGCACAACCTCGCGCGGATGTTCCTGATCGCATTCTTGATGACATTCGCCTTTGCGGCTCTGGAAGCCACTTTCGCGATGATGGTGCCGCACGTCTATGGCTACGGCGCGGCCGGAGTGGGCGGACTCTTCGCATTCGCCGGACTCATCCAGGCGCTCGCGCAAGGCTACCTTGTCGGCAAGATCGTCGAGCATACCGGAGAGGCACGGCTCCTGAAGATCGGCCTCGTGCTGATGGTCGCGGGACTCGCGCCGCTCGGCAGCGTGACCGAGCGCGGCGCCTTGTTTGCGATGCTCGCGGCGCTGTCGATCGGCTACGGCTTCGCCAGTCCTTCGGTCGCGAGTCTGATCTCACGTTCGACCCAGCATGGTCTGCAGGGCGAGGTGCTGGGCGTCAGTCAGTCGGCGCAGTCGCTGGCGCGAATTCTCGGACCGATCGCAGGCGGTATCATCTACGAGTTAGCGGGACCGGCCGCGCCTTACCTGGCCGGAGCTGTGATCGCGGCGATTGCGCTTACGATCACGGGCGGAATCGAAATTTCGCGAGACTGA
- a CDS encoding acetyl-CoA hydrolase/transferase C-terminal domain-containing protein, which produces MSISYRDELKRKTVSADEAASKVKSGDWLDYGFGLGQPDVIDAALAARIGKLERVKLRGCLALKPRAIVEADPDGDHVNYISWYFSGLERKMHDRGLCIHTPMNFGEAPDYYRRFIDVDVAVIKTAPMDEQGFFNFGPSITYEKAITEKAKTVIVETDANIPYVFGVETGVHIRDVDFVVDGGGHKLPELINPPASEVDQKVAQLIAPEVENGACVQIGIGAMPNAVCELLATSNVTDLGVHTEMFVDSIVSLYEAGKVTGAHKKNNLYQMTYTFAAGSERMYRFLDRNAACFAGPVDYTNLPANIMQNDKVISICNCAQLDLTGQACSETAGVRQISGTGGQLQFVRGAYASRGGKSFMCLASTYERHGHRASRIVARIDECNIVTTPRTDVMYVVTEFGMVNLKGKSVPERARALISIAHPDFREELEQQARDYKLIGKSIF; this is translated from the coding sequence ATGTCGATTTCGTATCGCGACGAACTCAAACGCAAAACCGTAAGCGCCGATGAGGCCGCCTCGAAAGTGAAGTCGGGCGACTGGCTCGACTACGGCTTCGGCCTCGGCCAGCCCGACGTTATCGATGCCGCGCTGGCGGCGCGAATCGGCAAGCTCGAACGCGTCAAGCTGCGCGGATGCCTCGCGCTCAAGCCGCGCGCGATCGTCGAGGCCGATCCCGACGGCGATCACGTCAATTACATCTCGTGGTACTTCTCCGGCCTCGAACGCAAGATGCACGATCGCGGATTGTGCATCCATACGCCGATGAACTTCGGCGAGGCGCCCGATTACTACCGCCGCTTCATCGACGTCGACGTCGCCGTGATCAAAACCGCGCCGATGGATGAGCAGGGCTTCTTCAATTTCGGCCCGTCGATAACGTACGAGAAGGCGATCACTGAGAAAGCGAAGACGGTGATCGTCGAGACCGACGCGAACATTCCTTATGTGTTCGGCGTCGAGACGGGCGTGCATATTCGCGACGTTGATTTCGTCGTCGATGGCGGAGGGCACAAGCTGCCCGAGCTCATCAATCCGCCGGCGAGCGAGGTCGATCAGAAAGTCGCGCAACTGATCGCGCCTGAAGTCGAAAACGGGGCCTGCGTGCAGATCGGAATCGGCGCGATGCCCAACGCGGTGTGCGAGTTGCTCGCCACCTCAAATGTCACCGACCTGGGCGTGCATACCGAGATGTTCGTGGATTCGATCGTTTCGCTTTACGAAGCGGGCAAGGTCACCGGCGCGCACAAGAAAAACAATCTCTACCAGATGACCTACACCTTCGCCGCGGGATCGGAGCGGATGTATCGCTTTCTCGATCGCAACGCGGCCTGCTTCGCGGGGCCGGTCGATTACACGAATCTCCCGGCCAACATCATGCAGAACGACAAGGTGATCTCGATCTGCAACTGCGCGCAGCTCGATCTCACGGGCCAGGCCTGCTCCGAAACTGCGGGGGTGCGGCAGATCAGCGGCACCGGCGGGCAGCTCCAGTTCGTGCGCGGCGCGTATGCCTCGCGCGGCGGCAAATCGTTCATGTGCCTTGCATCGACGTACGAGCGCCACGGCCATCGCGCGAGCCGCATCGTCGCGCGAATCGACGAGTGCAACATCGTGACGACGCCGCGCACCGACGTGATGTACGTGGTGACCGAATTCGGGATGGTCAACTTGAAAGGCAAGTCGGTGCCGGAGCGGGCGCGCGCGCTGATCTCGATCGCACATCCGGACTTCCGCGAAGAGCTCGAGCAGCAGGCGCGTGACTACAAGTTGATCGGCAAGTCGATCTTTTAA
- a CDS encoding septum formation initiator family protein, with protein sequence MSRLSFHLRRQWPSLALGGVLLILVVNGIWGPLGPRDLLTLRQHRVALEAQRQALLDRNATLRTSVQKLRSDDRYLEHLIRRELGYTRSGELVYKFADEPPAPPH encoded by the coding sequence ATGTCGCGGTTGAGCTTCCATCTTAGGCGCCAGTGGCCGAGCCTGGCCCTGGGAGGGGTCCTGCTAATACTGGTGGTTAACGGTATTTGGGGGCCTTTGGGGCCGCGCGACCTGTTGACCCTCCGTCAACATCGGGTGGCGCTCGAGGCCCAGCGCCAGGCCCTGCTCGATCGCAACGCAACGCTCAGAACAAGCGTTCAGAAGCTGCGTTCCGACGATAGATACCTCGAACACCTTATCCGGCGCGAGCTTGGCTACACCCGCTCCGGCGAGCTCGTGTACAAGTTCGCCGACGAGCCCCCCGCGCCGCCGCATTAA
- a CDS encoding FAD-dependent monooxygenase translates to MASTPHEFDAIIVGARVAGTAAAIMLARQGRRVLVVDKAAFPSDTISTHIVLAGGTRVLAKMGVLPMLEQLGGVRFDAMRATGPGFDYTSSLIQNGEDIRGLCLGRLKMDAAMIDAARGIESVMMRERFRVTDLIIEDGAIVGIRGEDSTGSHEFHAPLTIGADGFRSTIAQLGEERLGAFKRVDVPCRRAYYYAYYQGVDHQRLRDELLTEFESAPGEASLICRCEDGRAVAAVAFDTEEMRNFRTDLTGNFNAHLGKSLLVGKVLEGATIASKVLSAGFLLNTYRDPVVNGALLLGDSGLHVDPLFGQGHSLALMSADIMQTLAPEWFSASRGSAISADAMSTFTRERDAALMPYYNASVRVSRELALDKATLYAHRAANTAQWAADELIRFGQMASGRKIFPSFRFARVMGAQRRDA, encoded by the coding sequence ATGGCATCGACCCCTCATGAGTTCGACGCGATAATCGTTGGCGCACGTGTCGCCGGCACCGCCGCCGCGATCATGCTCGCGCGGCAAGGCCGTCGCGTGCTCGTCGTCGATAAAGCTGCGTTTCCTTCCGACACGATCTCGACGCATATCGTGCTCGCCGGCGGCACGAGGGTGCTCGCGAAGATGGGCGTGCTGCCGATGCTCGAGCAGCTCGGCGGCGTGCGCTTCGATGCGATGCGCGCCACGGGCCCCGGCTTCGACTACACCAGCAGCCTGATCCAGAACGGCGAAGATATTCGCGGCCTCTGCCTCGGCCGCCTCAAGATGGACGCGGCCATGATCGATGCGGCGCGCGGTATCGAATCCGTGATGATGCGCGAGCGCTTTCGCGTCACCGATTTGATCATCGAGGACGGCGCGATCGTCGGCATCCGCGGCGAGGATTCGACTGGCTCCCACGAGTTCCACGCCCCGCTCACGATCGGCGCCGACGGCTTCCGCTCGACAATCGCGCAGCTCGGTGAGGAACGCCTCGGCGCGTTCAAGCGCGTCGATGTCCCTTGCCGCCGCGCTTATTACTACGCCTACTACCAGGGCGTCGATCACCAACGCCTCCGTGACGAGTTGCTCACTGAGTTCGAGTCGGCGCCTGGCGAAGCGAGCTTAATCTGTCGATGCGAAGATGGCCGCGCCGTCGCTGCGGTCGCTTTCGACACCGAGGAGATGCGGAACTTCCGCACCGATCTCACCGGCAACTTCAATGCGCATCTCGGCAAGTCGCTCCTCGTCGGCAAAGTGCTCGAAGGCGCGACGATCGCGAGCAAGGTGCTCTCCGCAGGATTTCTTCTCAACACCTATCGCGATCCCGTCGTCAACGGCGCGCTGCTGCTCGGCGATTCCGGTCTCCATGTCGATCCACTCTTCGGCCAAGGGCATTCGCTCGCACTGATGAGCGCCGATATCATGCAAACCCTTGCACCCGAATGGTTCTCAGCATCGCGTGGCAGTGCGATCAGTGCCGACGCGATGTCCACTTTCACTCGCGAGCGCGACGCCGCGCTCATGCCGTATTACAACGCCAGCGTGCGCGTGTCGCGGGAACTCGCGCTCGACAAGGCGACGCTTTATGCGCATCGCGCGGCCAATACCGCGCAATGGGCGGCCGACGAGCTGATTCGCTTCGGCCAGATGGCGTCGGGGCGCAAGATCTTCCCGAGCTTCCGCTTCGCGCGCGTGATGGGGGCGCAGCGGCGCGACGCCTGA
- a CDS encoding alpha/beta fold hydrolase yields the protein MDTQLGRFAAQIERPEPIKFASPIVLLPELFTTSRHLAVMLGYLATIGWEVYAPDLRSAGAPLGTMHFDDLLALAGEAIDAIDREVIVAGHGIGGLLSMCLAGRPRIKAGVALAPMLPGFRSPFVTGIANRLALWRGRALPAPSGRTLFDFVADAEAFQRDVMISAMIPDAGAAALDVAHGAVELPEPSRAAPRLIIAGESDPFAPFDRVTAMAENLGAKLVKIPGRGHWLIGGRALERAINEMQRFLVRALGQDLLLLFPEEWKER from the coding sequence ATGGACACGCAGCTCGGCCGCTTCGCGGCGCAAATCGAGCGGCCCGAACCGATCAAGTTCGCGTCGCCGATCGTGCTGCTGCCTGAGCTGTTTACGACCTCGCGGCATCTCGCGGTGATGCTCGGCTACCTCGCGACAATCGGATGGGAAGTTTACGCGCCCGACTTGCGATCCGCTGGCGCACCGCTCGGCACGATGCATTTTGACGATCTGCTAGCGCTCGCCGGTGAAGCGATCGACGCAATCGATCGCGAAGTGATCGTCGCCGGCCACGGAATCGGCGGCCTCCTCTCGATGTGCCTCGCCGGCCGCCCGCGAATCAAAGCAGGAGTCGCACTAGCGCCGATGCTCCCCGGATTCCGCTCGCCATTCGTCACCGGCATCGCAAACCGCCTCGCACTATGGCGCGGGCGCGCACTCCCGGCGCCGTCCGGCCGCACGCTTTTCGATTTCGTAGCCGACGCCGAAGCATTCCAGCGCGACGTGATGATCTCCGCAATGATCCCCGACGCTGGCGCCGCCGCGCTCGACGTCGCACACGGCGCAGTAGAGCTCCCAGAGCCATCGCGCGCCGCACCAAGGCTGATAATCGCAGGCGAATCGGATCCGTTCGCCCCCTTCGATCGCGTGACGGCGATGGCGGAGAACCTCGGGGCGAAGCTGGTAAAGATCCCGGGACGCGGGCACTGGTTAATCGGGGGCCGCGCGCTGGAGCGCGCAATCAACGAGATGCAGCGCTTCCTCGTCCGCGCCCTCGGCCAGGATCTCCTGCTGCTCTTCCCCGAAGAATGGAAAGAGCGCTAG
- a CDS encoding enoyl-CoA hydratase, which translates to MSERNLIIDEESGIVTITMNRPEKRNALSVAMMSELMAELKAIGARKDARALIIAANGPAWCAGHDLSELHARDLAFYRHEFDLCAQLMQTVQAIPQPVIAQVHAIATAAGCQLAATCDLVVASESARFATPGVKIGLFCSTPMVALSRAIGRKRAIEMLLTGIPIDAHTASEWGLVNRVVKDADLRSETRKLAQQIADASALTIGIGKQAFYAQIDLDQQKAYDYTKEVMSLNAMASDAQEGICAFLEKRQPSWTGK; encoded by the coding sequence ATGAGCGAGCGCAACCTCATCATCGACGAAGAATCGGGCATCGTCACGATCACGATGAACCGGCCCGAGAAGCGCAACGCACTCTCGGTCGCGATGATGTCCGAGCTGATGGCGGAGCTGAAAGCGATCGGTGCGCGCAAAGACGCGCGCGCCCTGATAATTGCAGCGAACGGCCCCGCATGGTGCGCCGGTCACGATCTCTCGGAGCTGCACGCCCGCGATCTCGCATTCTATCGCCACGAATTCGATCTCTGCGCGCAACTGATGCAGACGGTGCAGGCGATTCCACAACCAGTCATCGCGCAAGTCCACGCAATCGCCACCGCGGCGGGATGCCAGCTCGCCGCAACCTGCGATCTCGTCGTCGCCAGCGAGAGCGCGAGATTCGCCACGCCCGGCGTGAAAATCGGCCTCTTCTGCTCGACCCCGATGGTCGCGCTCTCCCGCGCAATCGGCCGCAAACGCGCCATAGAGATGCTGCTGACCGGCATCCCAATCGACGCCCACACCGCATCGGAGTGGGGCCTCGTCAATCGAGTAGTAAAAGACGCCGACCTGAGATCCGAAACGCGGAAACTCGCCCAACAAATCGCCGACGCCAGCGCTCTGACAATCGGCATCGGCAAACAAGCCTTCTACGCCCAAATCGACCTCGACCAGCAAAAAGCCTACGACTACACCAAGGAAGTAATGAGCCTGAACGCGATGGCCTCGGACGCCCAGGAAGGCATCTGCGCCTTTTTAGAAAAACGCCAGCCCTCCTGGACCGGAAAGTGA
- a CDS encoding AAA family ATPase, whose product MWGDKLLDLIFEQNYSKDWPEKAEQGWNALFGSPNGRYPANTKESKFQIRNPRAPENSDFAPFVAFINPQNPKSGAYGGMSVAIFPGVDRSALITFVVGTNGLAPDEVILGRPGHSRKVRAICDWLNAEFGKGKRVAWAKYDPTRTEQQLPKEVRGDFPKYNQTLEKYGSFIYGMFAAFDDRRSTLDGLTAFLDLMFDERGITPLGPHLSEAEQIQTQWFRYLMPRENEVSITQLLKERRYVLIEGPPGTGKTKLARDLISSRYKGEGTTIQFHANTTYENFIGGLAPESSNRDLGLSFKPKAGYLMEAAEKASKLSGGAKYLLHIDEINRADMAKVLGEAIYLLEADEKEPRTLNLPFDFEGIGKQFKLPENLHIIGTMNTADRSLAVIDVAIRRRFAFAKLWPQMEIVEKLGCDLTRQAFRMLLGIFVEHATDESLSLVPGHSYFLEADEERAKRRLRTTLVPLLEDYLAQGYVAPFSEEIRSYLQWLATACA is encoded by the coding sequence ATGTGGGGGGATAAATTACTCGATCTTATTTTCGAGCAGAACTACTCCAAGGACTGGCCTGAAAAAGCCGAGCAAGGTTGGAACGCGCTGTTTGGTTCGCCGAATGGCCGCTACCCAGCCAACACTAAAGAAAGCAAGTTTCAAATCAGGAATCCAAGAGCGCCGGAAAATTCGGATTTCGCTCCCTTTGTTGCCTTTATAAATCCGCAAAACCCGAAATCGGGGGCGTATGGCGGGATGTCCGTCGCGATCTTTCCCGGTGTCGATCGCTCCGCGCTAATTACGTTCGTTGTTGGCACTAACGGGCTCGCGCCAGACGAGGTGATTCTCGGTCGCCCAGGGCATTCGCGGAAGGTCAGGGCTATCTGCGACTGGCTAAATGCTGAATTCGGAAAGGGCAAGCGCGTCGCTTGGGCGAAATATGATCCAACGCGGACTGAACAACAATTGCCGAAGGAGGTGCGTGGCGATTTTCCGAAATACAATCAGACTCTGGAGAAATATGGATCTTTCATTTACGGAATGTTCGCGGCATTCGACGACCGCCGCTCGACCCTCGATGGGCTCACTGCTTTTCTGGATTTGATGTTCGATGAGCGAGGCATCACACCACTAGGGCCGCACTTATCTGAAGCGGAGCAGATTCAGACGCAGTGGTTCCGATACCTCATGCCACGCGAAAACGAAGTGAGTATCACTCAACTGCTGAAGGAGCGGCGTTACGTGCTAATCGAAGGGCCGCCTGGTACAGGAAAGACCAAACTCGCGCGAGATTTGATTTCGTCTCGATACAAAGGCGAGGGCACCACAATACAGTTTCACGCCAATACTACTTACGAGAACTTCATTGGTGGTCTCGCGCCGGAGTCGTCTAACAGAGACCTTGGACTCAGCTTCAAACCCAAAGCGGGCTATTTAATGGAAGCGGCTGAGAAAGCGTCCAAACTCAGTGGAGGCGCTAAATACCTATTGCATATCGACGAGATAAATCGTGCCGATATGGCAAAGGTTTTGGGCGAAGCAATCTATCTACTTGAAGCGGACGAGAAGGAACCGCGGACGTTGAACTTACCATTTGACTTTGAAGGGATCGGAAAACAATTCAAGCTCCCCGAAAATCTTCATATCATCGGTACAATGAACACTGCCGATCGCAGTCTTGCGGTTATCGATGTAGCCATCAGGCGTCGATTCGCGTTCGCGAAACTCTGGCCGCAAATGGAGATAGTCGAGAAGCTCGGATGCGATCTGACGCGCCAGGCGTTTCGGATGCTGCTCGGAATCTTCGTCGAACACGCCACCGACGAATCGCTTTCTCTTGTTCCGGGCCATTCTTATTTTCTCGAAGCGGACGAAGAGCGCGCAAAGCGCCGTCTGCGTACGACTTTGGTTCCGCTGCTCGAAGATTATTTGGCGCAGGGCTATGTTGCGCCGTTCTCGGAAGAGATTCGATCATACCTTCAATGGCTCGCAACCGCGTGCGCATAA
- the guaB gene encoding IMP dehydrogenase: MPHQELREALTFDDVLLLPQASDILPSQCDVSTNLTRNVRLNIPLVSSPMDTVTESRTAIAIAQMGGMGFIHRNLSVEQQAAEVETVKKYESGMIVDPITVDPEQRIGDVFAIMERYRISGLPVVSNGRLVGILTNRDLRFEKRLDKQVREVMTTKLITARPGISLEEAKEMLQAHRIEKLPLVDDQNRLRGLITVKDMDKAIRHPYASKDSMGRLRVGAAVGVGADRAERVAALRRAGVDVLIVDTAHGHTRNVLEAIKATKQECPDMDVIAGNIATSEGAKALADAGADGLRVGMGPGSICTTRVVSGVGVPQVTAIMDVVAIAEPRGIPVIADGGIRFSGDITKALAAGANTVMIGSLFAGTEESPGETILYQGRTYKLYRGMGSLGAMSERTRDRYGQQEVTDGKYVPEGIEGRVPHRGSIASNIEQLVGGLQSGMGYIGAPSLPELRRRAKFVRVSDAGMRESHVHDVFITKEAPNYRQ; this comes from the coding sequence ATGCCGCATCAGGAGCTTCGTGAAGCACTTACCTTCGATGACGTGCTCTTGCTGCCCCAGGCATCCGACATCCTGCCCTCGCAGTGCGATGTCTCGACCAACCTGACCCGCAACGTCCGCCTCAATATTCCGCTCGTCTCGAGCCCGATGGACACCGTCACCGAATCGCGCACCGCGATTGCGATCGCGCAGATGGGCGGGATGGGCTTTATCCATCGCAACCTTTCCGTCGAGCAGCAGGCCGCCGAAGTCGAGACCGTCAAGAAGTACGAAAGCGGTATGATCGTCGATCCGATCACCGTCGATCCCGAGCAGCGAATCGGCGACGTGTTCGCGATCATGGAGCGTTACCGAATTTCGGGATTGCCGGTCGTATCGAACGGCCGCCTGGTCGGGATTCTCACTAATCGCGACCTGCGGTTCGAGAAGCGCCTCGACAAGCAGGTGCGCGAGGTCATGACGACCAAGCTCATCACGGCCCGGCCGGGTATCTCGCTCGAAGAAGCCAAGGAGATGTTGCAGGCGCATCGGATCGAGAAGCTGCCGCTGGTCGATGATCAAAATCGGCTGCGCGGACTGATCACCGTCAAGGACATGGACAAGGCCATCCGTCATCCTTACGCGAGCAAGGACAGCATGGGCCGCTTGCGCGTGGGCGCCGCGGTAGGAGTCGGCGCCGATCGTGCCGAGCGCGTCGCGGCGCTCAGGCGCGCGGGTGTCGATGTGCTCATCGTCGATACCGCGCACGGTCATACGCGCAATGTGCTCGAGGCGATCAAGGCGACCAAGCAGGAATGCCCCGACATGGACGTGATCGCCGGCAATATCGCGACCTCCGAAGGCGCCAAGGCGCTGGCCGATGCGGGCGCGGACGGTCTGCGCGTCGGGATGGGTCCCGGATCGATCTGCACGACGCGCGTCGTGTCCGGCGTCGGCGTGCCGCAGGTCACCGCGATCATGGATGTCGTCGCGATCGCTGAGCCGCGCGGCATCCCCGTGATCGCCGACGGCGGAATCCGTTTCTCCGGCGATATCACCAAGGCGCTCGCTGCGGGCGCAAATACGGTAATGATCGGATCGCTGTTCGCGGGTACCGAAGAAAGCCCGGGCGAAACGATTCTTTACCAGGGCCGCACCTACAAGCTTTACCGCGGGATGGGCTCGCTCGGCGCGATGAGCGAGCGCACGCGCGATCGCTACGGCCAGCAGGAAGTGACCGACGGCAAGTACGTGCCCGAGGGAATCGAGGGCCGCGTCCCGCATCGCGGGTCGATCGCGAGCAACATCGAGCAGCTCGTCGGCGGCCTGCAGTCGGGCATGGGCTATATCGGCGCGCCGAGTCTGCCCGAGCTGCGCCGCCGCGCGAAATTCGTCCGCGTGAGCGACGCCGGGATGCGCGAGAGCCACGTCCACGACGTGTTCATCACCAAAGAGGCGCCGAACTATCGCCAGTAG
- a CDS encoding D-alanine--D-alanine ligase family protein: MEAARLSTMAHQKRLRVGVLFGGRSSEHEISLRSALTVMSAMDPEKYELVPIGIDRAGKWFLERDALKVLAEKTEHLGALDSEGTQVTLLPHSRELVPAHTNEKSLEVGRPQPGLGRALDVVFPVLHGTYGEDGTVQGLLELAGVAYVGAGVLGSAIGIDKDAQKRLLRDAGVPVVRYHAITRAEYADKPSLAAKYARDLGYPVFVKPNSLGSSVGVSKVKQQSELQAALDDAFKYDRKALIEESCVGREIELSVLGNDHPEASLPGEIIIKGSHDFYSYESKYVDEHGSATIIPADLPKAAVKKFQTIAIAAFKALDLRGMARVDFLATRDLKKIYINEVNTIPGFTSISMYPKLWEVSGLPLPKLIDRLIELAIEEHGERAALSVTYHRRK; the protein is encoded by the coding sequence ATGGAGGCGGCGCGGCTCTCGACTATGGCGCATCAGAAGCGGCTTCGCGTTGGCGTCCTGTTCGGCGGGCGCTCCAGCGAGCATGAAATCTCACTTCGCTCCGCGCTGACGGTGATGTCGGCGATGGATCCTGAAAAGTACGAGCTCGTTCCGATCGGAATCGATCGCGCGGGCAAATGGTTTCTCGAGCGGGACGCGCTGAAGGTGCTGGCCGAGAAGACCGAGCATCTCGGCGCGCTCGATTCCGAGGGCACGCAGGTCACGCTGCTGCCGCACAGCCGAGAGCTCGTCCCCGCGCACACGAATGAGAAATCGCTCGAGGTCGGCCGCCCTCAGCCGGGGCTCGGCCGCGCGCTCGATGTCGTATTTCCCGTTCTGCACGGCACGTATGGTGAAGATGGCACCGTGCAGGGATTGCTCGAGCTCGCGGGCGTCGCTTATGTCGGCGCGGGCGTGCTCGGCTCCGCGATCGGAATCGACAAGGACGCGCAGAAGCGACTGCTGCGCGACGCCGGCGTTCCCGTCGTTCGCTATCACGCGATCACTCGCGCTGAGTACGCCGACAAGCCGTCACTCGCGGCCAAGTATGCGCGCGATCTCGGCTATCCCGTTTTCGTGAAGCCCAACTCACTTGGATCGAGCGTTGGCGTCAGCAAAGTGAAGCAGCAGAGCGAGCTCCAGGCCGCGCTCGACGATGCTTTCAAATACGATCGCAAGGCGCTCATCGAAGAATCATGCGTAGGACGCGAGATCGAGCTGTCAGTTCTCGGCAACGATCATCCCGAGGCCTCGCTGCCCGGCGAGATCATCATCAAGGGCAGCCACGACTTTTACAGCTACGAATCGAAGTATGTCGACGAGCACGGCTCGGCGACGATCATCCCCGCCGACTTGCCAAAAGCCGCGGTTAAGAAGTTCCAGACGATCGCGATCGCCGCGTTCAAGGCGCTCGACCTGCGCGGGATGGCGCGCGTCGACTTTCTCGCCACTCGCGATCTCAAGAAAATCTACATCAACGAGGTCAACACGATCCCCGGCTTCACTTCGATCAGCATGTATCCCAAGCTGTGGGAGGTTTCGGGCCTGCCGCTGCCGAAGCTTATCGATCGGCTGATCGAGCTTGCGATCGAAGAGCACGGCGAACGCGCCGCGCTCAGCGTCACCTATCATCGGCGCAAGTGA